A single Elaeis guineensis isolate ETL-2024a chromosome 15, EG11, whole genome shotgun sequence DNA region contains:
- the LOC105058389 gene encoding LOW QUALITY PROTEIN: photosynthetic NDH subunit of lumenal location 4, chloroplastic (The sequence of the model RefSeq protein was modified relative to this genomic sequence to represent the inferred CDS: inserted 1 base in 1 codon): MRQGKPTAMAISTLSVAASNPRLLSPLSKPSKPVAFFAKNVAFPLSSSSLSSQDSGXEAASSSTAGLGSIPVCRRRLFEVGIGLLASFSVDLDAKATRIEYYATVGEPLCDMSFAKSGLGYCDVAVGTGVQPPRGELINIHYTARFDDGTVFDSSYKRGRPLTLRIGVGKVLPGLDQGILGGGGVPPMLVGGKRKLLIPPKLGYGPEPVGCFSGDCNIPGNSTLLYDILFVGIYK; this comes from the exons ATGAGGCAAGGGAAGCCAACGGCCATGGCCATCTCCACTCTATCCGTTGCGGCCTCGAACCCCCGCCTTCTATCCCCGCTTTCCAAACCCAGCAAACCCGTTGCCTTCTTTGCTAAAAACGTTGCATTTCCCCTCtcatcttcttctctctctagcCAGGACTCAG GGGAGGCCGCCTCCTCTTCCACCGCCGGTCTGGGATCCATCCCTGTGTGCAGGAGGAGGCTGTTCGAAGTGGGAATTGGGCTTTTGGCGTCGTTTTCGGTGGATCTGGATGCCAAGGCGACGAGAATCGAGTACTACGCCACTGTTGGGGAGCCCCTATGTGACATGAGCTTCGCAAAGTCTGGCCTTGGCTACTGCGACGTCGCAGTCGGGACCGGTGTCCAGCCTCCGCGGGGAGAGCTTATCAAT ATTCATTACACTGCAAGATTTGATGATGGTACAGTATTTGATAGTAGCTATAAGCGTGGGAGACCACTCACTTTGCGTATCGGTGTGGGCAAG GTCTTACCAGGATTGGATCAGGGGATTTTAGGTGGTGGTGGTGTACCTCCAATGCTTGTTG GGGGAAAACGCAAACTTCTCATACCGCCAAAGTTGGGATATGGTCCTGAACCAGTTGGTTGCTTTTCAG GAGACTGCAACATCCCAGGTAATTCAACACTTCTCTATGACATTCTTTTTGTCGGAATCTACAAGTGA
- the LOC105058388 gene encoding heavy metal-associated isoprenylated plant protein 23 — protein sequence MGGALEYFAGLLAGSRRRKKRKQFQTVELKVRMDCEGCERKVKKALSSMKGVQSVDVNRKQNKVTVTGYVEQHKVLKKARSTGKKAEIWPYIPYNLVMHPYAAQAYDKKAPPGYVRNVEAITISSQPYRQEDQLTNLFSDENPNACSIM from the exons ATGGGAGGCGCTTTAGAATACTTCGCAGGCTTATTGGCCGGTAGCCGCAGGCGCAAGAAGAGGAAACAGTTCCAGACTGTGGAGCTCAAGGTCAGGATGGATTGTGAGGGCTGTGAGCGCAAAGTTAAGAAGGCACTCTCCTCAATGAAAG GAGTTCAATCAGTGGACGTGAACAGGAAGCAGAACAAGGTGACCGTGACTGGCTACGTTGAGCAACACAAAGTCCTGAAGAAGGCCAGGTCCACAGGCAAAAAGGCAGAGATATGGCCTTATATTCCTTACAACCTGGTCATGCACCCATATGCTGCCCAGGCCTATGACAAGAAGGCACCTCCTGGCTATGTGAGGAATGTGGAGGCCATCACCATCTCCAGCCAACCATATAGGCAGGAGGACCAGCTCACCAACTTGTTCAGTGATGAGAACCCAAATGCCTGCTCCATTATGTGA